The following is a genomic window from Rhododendron vialii isolate Sample 1 chromosome 9a, ASM3025357v1.
GCCATGTTGTGCATGCAATTAAAATGAACGTAAATGGAAGATGGCAAGTGTTCAAACATGGATTTAAATTGGAAAGTAAACCATAGCCCAAATAAATAAACAGaaaactccaattttttatcaGCCATAAATTTTCAAAGCATTTCAAGAAAGTTTTCAAGTTTCTGTCGGAGGTCAAATGATCATGGAAGAAAAGAGCATCCGATAGCGGGATGAAAGAGTAACCAGGGGAAATAAGGCTCTCTGCTAAAGAAGCTTAGTGAATATGGACCCTTGAACGACCAGAGAATGACTTAGCAAGCCAGTTACTTTGCCAATCCACAGGTAcaagaagaaatggaagaaaaactCTCCTTTCAAGTACCTGGAGAAATATATCAGTGTGAGTCCGACCTTCATATAAAATGGATTCAGCTTTCCCTCCAACTCTTTGCAAGGTATCTGCGAAATCTTTGCTGCACAAAAGAGCATTCACCACTATCACCTTTTCATGCCATAAGTAATATGCAGAAATATATTTGAAGACAGCAGAGAAAATCGTTTATTTGAGAAGAACCTTTGATGAGAAAATCGTTTATTTGAGAGCAGAAGCTGACCTGGCATCTGATGGAATAGAACAGTCGGCAGTGCCATGAAAAAGAATTGTAGGAGGCAAGAGAGAAACTGCATTTCTAATGCTCGGGTCTTGTACAACTACTTCAGGAGAAAATCGTCGCAAAGATTGTTCCCCCTCCATTATGCTGCAAAGTTAATACAAATCACGAGGTCAAAAGGGAGGTCAGGCATTAAATCAGGTATTTAAACAACATAGTAGTAAACAAAAGTACAATGCTGAAGATTATGTACCTTAAAAAGATTGAACGGTACAACCCTCGATTGTCAAAGTGATCTATGAGGTTAAATAGATTGTACCTGTTGACAATGTTAAAGATCATAATTGCAAAAAGTTCCTAACAATACTTTGTACAAACTAATTAGAAAAGAACAAAGACATAACAAATTTGACAAATCAAATTAATGAATTAAAGTGGCGGGGTGGTTAAGTGGAGGAATGTCACCACATTATAACAGAAAAGTTAGCTATAGACCATTTGACTGCCTCATTGTACTTACTTCCTTTAAATATACGCGTCTTTAATAAGCCAAAAAGCATATGGCTGTCATAACTAAAATTTTAGAACTATAACAGCTAAACTGGTAAAGTGGTCAAAACCTCTGCCAACACATCGAGATTGCGGAATCGAGGTAGTTGACTTACCCTCCAGATAAACCAAAATAAGCCCTTATCTGGGACAAACTCCAAGAAGTGCATTCTCCTTCGCCAGCCTCTTTAATTGCCTGCTCCAACAGAGCACAAGCAGCAATATGGGCACCAGCTGACTGTCCCATTAGATAAATCCTATCAAAAGCACAATCAAAAGAGGCATTCTTAGCAAGAATGAATTGTCGTGCATTATGGTTTTGTCagaaaaaagtatgaaaattcACTACCTGTTGGGATCACCTCCATATTCAGCAATATGATTGCAGACAAATGAGATGCCTTCAGACGCGTCCTTCACCATATCACTCATAGTCCCCTGAGGAAAGTTTCTGCATGCCAGTCATTACAGTCAATTATTTTTTGCACACTATGTGGCAAAAGTAGAGATTCACTCGGGCAAGCCCCAACAGAAGTGCATTGCTGAATGAACGGACACATACATCCTGATTACATCCATGGAAATCAAATGGGTAACTCAGAGCCAGATGCACATGAAATTGTTTGGAATTTCTCAATTTAGTTTGATCCACCTCTGGGACCAATACAATGAAAAAGTTCAATGTGCCAAAGCTGGTTAGTTATTATCCTAAACAATTCCAATTTATATGCAGTACTAGCCTAAAAGCAATGTTTTCAAAAGGAGGGTCTTCTGTTCTGGGTATGGAATCAAGGTCGTATCATTAAGAGTCCTCGTGTGTCCATGAGAGAACTTTAGACCAGAGAAAATTGAACTTGACAGCATGTTGTACGTACTACGAAAGAGTTTCATACTTGAAGTAAAATCATCACCTGTAATCTATGCAGGCCACTATAATGTCTCTTTCTGATAACTGTTGCCCTAAAAGAGAACCCCACGCTTTATAGCTGCATGAATAAAAGAATTCAGAACTTCTGAGTAAGACAAAGCGTCTTATAAAAGGGGCAAGACCATAATAAGGGAAACACAATAACTCATCAAAAATCCTTAAATTgttctatctttctttctttagcCAAACTACCCTCAGTTTAACCAGCATATTTATACATCAATACCTTTCATAGAAAAGTTTACATTTTTGCTTGTTGATATGctcaaatatttgttttgtccAGTTCCATAAGCTAAAATACCTTTTCATATGCTACGGTCTACGATTCTACAAAACATTTTTCTTGATTATGATTTATCTAAAAAGGGGGAACCATTATTTCAATTCTTGTCAATCACATGGCTGAAATTGCATACTAGTACTAGTAATGAATTGTGTTTTACAATCCAGTTCATGATTCTCACAAATGCAGCAACTACATCATCGTCACTTACCCAATAATCCAAGCTCCACCAGTCACAAATGCAACAACTGGCTTCGGGCCATTGGTATTTTTAGGAAAGTATATATCAAGCCTGCACAATTACATTTTTGTCAGTGATTCAGCCAATCATATTATTCATATTCATCGAGTGAACAAATACAAACTGGTTGCATCCAGATGCACAATGAATAAACCAACTGTCAAGCCATTACCTGTTTCTTGGTTGATTCCCATAAATTATACCTCTGACGACCTGACTTGAGAAGAAATAGTAATACCCAACTGCACGAACCAGAGAAAATTGTTATTACACAAAATATGACACACATTTTTCCTCCAGACCACAGTGTTCGAAAGCCAAGACCAGTAGCCTAAGAATAAATTATAAGCTTATTGGAGATTGAAGCACAATATGATTCATGCAACAAATCTCGGAGTGTTGCATACCTTGAACAAACCCAGGGAAAAGTAAGAAAGCATAGCAGCCAAGAGCAAGAAATCTTGTGATCCACCTGTAGCCTACCCTGAATAAAAGTAAATGATCAAACAGATGAAATAAAGTAATGACAAAATACGCctgaaaattaaattttgcatGCAggaaaagcataaaaacaaCAGATATGCCTGTTGTTGTAGTCAGCATATAGGATTGTGAATCATCACCGGCATTCATTAAGTTGGCATTATGGTAAAGCTAATTACCACAAGCAGACAGAGAGAAACATCAGATTGAGGCAAATTAAaactttttcagtttttgtAGTATTTTCCCATAAGCAGAAGTATTGCAAGCCTTCCGAGACAAGAAACAAAAGATAACTATAAGTTCCGGCTGTTAAGCAGCAACAGACAGGCCCATTGGGTTTCATTGCAAGTTGAAACAACCACCACCGCAGAGTACACAATTCAAAATTATTTACTACATACCTTAAAACTATACGATGAAGAGGTCAATTAGCATAACTGTGCCTTTAAATGGTTAGAAAGTGACCTTTTCTCACATAATCTCTCCATTTTGTGAAAAGGGGGAAGGAACAGATCAGAAAAATACGATTTTTGTAGATTCTCACCGAATGAGTGACTTGATGAAAATCCtaatcctttctttcttttcttaccAAATCATTAAATCCAAAGGGGGCCGTAACTGTGTCCACGAAATGCAAATAAATGCACTCATAACCAAGACACTAATATACAACAACAGAGAACCCCAAAGGACTTAAAGGTTTGCTCCTTCCAAAGGTCTCAAGTTCCAAACCTCTTTGATGCTATCAACTCCTTCAAGGCCAGTCCATACGGAGCATTTGGTTCAAATTTAATTAGGGCTCCCGCTAGTAGACGGTGGCTTTATGGCCCCCAagattagttgagatgcgcaTAAACTGACTCAGACaccataaaaaaaatccaactttttGGGCATGTTGTACTCATTAAaagcatttattagttttgcgccaagCTTTTGCATAGGCTTTTTGGACTTTAGCTTGTACATttttatttgggtaaaagtcatgtaattttttatttttccgattcatTTCAACATGAAcgaataatctacaaaaatttaactCAAGACTAATAcacgtgattttttttaataaagacaaaattcaaaaaacccaaaaagttcTCAAAAAATCTGAGAGAAACATCTTAATTTTGTGAGTGAAAGCATAATCAGTTCCAAAAGCTCCTCCAGAAgtgattttggattctaataaGTCGTCCGGTTTCATTTTCcggaatgtattttgaaatgcATTTCAGAATCAATTCCGACACGGGCAAAAATACAGATAGGCTCAGGACAGGAGCGAGAATCGTTACCCGAGATACCGCAAGAGGTTGAAGCCGAGGCGAGTCACCAAGTACGTCTCGGACGCGGCATGCTCCACGCCCTCGCGAAACGATTGGCCGCCACCGCAGCCGCCGGCGGGGGAAGCGCGACGGCGGCGTTTCTTGGTCAAATTGGTGTAGCTCGAAGCCCTAGGCAAGAGCGGCTTGGCTTCGATCACGTTGTCGTCATCCTCGGATTGCTGAGAAATTGGAAGACGGTTGGGCGATAGATCGGATTGCGATCTAAATAACGTCGTCGCGGCAGTTGCTGCTGAGACGGTCGGCATTGGCGAGGGGTTGGAGAGGGGGAGGACCGGCGGCTGCATTTGTAAATGTATGGGCGGAAATGGTGACAGTTTTAACTCGGGATGGGCGGGATCTGTTGTGTTGCCTGTGTGCGTGTCGAGGATGATgactgatgagagagagagagagagagagagagagagagaaggtcgggggcggggggggggggggggggcgggagCTGAGCTGGAAGTGTGGGGTCGGACagcttactttttttttagacGTCTGGGACTGGTTTTTTTGGTAAGAGATTATCACTTCACGTGTACCAAagagtggtgctatttgcaccgataGGATTCTTACCGATGGTAGAtcgtcttcggccaccggacggtcgattcGAGTcgtttaaaaatttaaaaaaaaaaaatccaccttGCTTTATTCTGATCGTGTACCAAAAGATGACCGATTAAGGGCGATATCGGGAGGCAGAGGGCAATCTGCACACCCACAGTCTGTTTCAACCCAATTGCAGAGAAGCCATGTACACTTCTTGAAGTTCTCACGATGATCAAAGGCCCTCCCAATTAATGAGATATTCTTCGGTGTTTGGTGCACCAAGGCCCTTTTTTCACCATAGGGTGGTGCTTATATATTTGTTTTGGGCCCCACGCTAAAATATGTGATGAAAAAGAGGCCCCGCACTAAAATCCTTTTTCACCATAGTAGTAACTATCGGATGaaataattcatattttttttgtacaggTTTGAAAAGTATGAAGTATCTATTTTCAAATAAAGTTTTTTAAGCTTCTATGCACAGGTTTAATAGGTTTTATCAAACCCAAGTACCGAGTcgttgcggatcaaaaaaaaaaagtaccgaGTCGTTCAAACATAAATCTTCCAGCTAGACCAGtgaatgcgatttttttttttttgatgttttaaaTACATGTATAACATTATTCATACTCAAATTAGACCTACTTTTTGATAGAATCTTGGGGGTCGGCCTAAAGCGGCCGCGTATCTAGCTTTATGTAAAGGCCGGCTCTGCATAGAATGCTCTACTCCATTTTAGTATGCATTTTGCTGGTATTGATAAAATGTTATATATTTTGTACTTTCAGTGCAGTTTTTCAATTCCAACAATCGCAAGCAACCCTTTGCAGTTagcttttttaattttcttatcaaatttattacGTCGTGGAAAACAATCACCCTGTCTTTTATAACGATTGCTTTTAAGCAacaataacttaatttttttataaccagatgTCCAATGCGAAGAACAATAACTACttaatttcttgtttatgtAATTGAGATAGAGCTTCATCCAATGCATGCGTTTGCTTGTTGTGTGGGACAAGTTCATGATAGTAATTAACTTGGAAAAATCATTCTTTGCTCTCGAAGTCCCATTACGTGGTGCTCCCAAAACCCTTTTTTATACATTAGTGTTGGTTCCACTACAAAGTGTGTGCTTCTCATGCCAATGTATAGTGGAGAAGGTCTTTGGAGAATCACATGATGGTGATAATCACTCGACTACTTCTGACGcatttgttgataaaaaaaaacacttggcaTGCATTTAGTGACGCTTCATTGATCTGTTGAGACATgaccccccaaaaaaatgttCTATTGCGATGCTAAGGGTGTGTTCGACTAACAAAAAtaaggtgatgtattatgaaagaacaatttgtctcgtaaaataaaaaataagtacctaaaaaataaaaattttaacggAACGGGCTTGAGATACTATAGGAGTAATGTATATCTTCAAGTCCAAACTCCAAGTCTCAAAAGTCATTTTCACTTAAGAAATCGGACAGTGACGTCAATTCTAGGAATGAGTAGATCCTTGGGTTAAGAGGACTGCTATTtctcacccccccccccccccccccccccccccccagattacccccctcccctctctctctctctctctctcttccttccttttctttctttctttctttacagtttatttttttcttttcttttttcctttttttgtcggtttggttttttttttttttcattttatttccttttcattcttttcggcttaaatttttttttctttttaataatacgttcaagtctaattttagactttgtaaagtaaatgagagaaaaaaaagtgtttcaattgattatgtttatccgactgttttattttctttttttatcctttatagattaaaaaatataattacaaaaaaaagtgttccaattttcaatccgtttgaaccggtgcaaagttgttatttttctgatcatttcatcctaaatagtcataataaatttttggctctaaggcctttcaatggacaccctaagagagtcttgaaactaaataatgagtcttagggtgtttgttgaaaagtaTAACGACcatgaattttggtcaataaaaattttgttaaaaatttgaattttatttaaattacttattttctcttgagtgttatatgatttcttgttaaaatttcgttgtagttagattttggtctcgactagaaacacaacgtgaccaatttagtaaatttccaaccgactactgggaggaaccaagcaaccgacttacctagttactagttggaccttttgaaccctttggaccttttgaacctttgccattacccattggtctataatggttagggtaatctttatccattggacaataggcttcctattaaaatattttggtaagtacaagatataatatttttatggtttataaaaacttgtgcaaagtacatttattctttgtttattggggattctctcacccctccattatccattggataataaccacaagggtaatttttgttcattggataataaattttttattataaaaatacatgtagtcttttcaaaattttattttaataaaaggtacttgtactcttttgtccaatggttattaaccgcaagggaaactattatctgggtaataaccgctagggaagttagtaaccattggataataaagtcttttgaccaaataaagcaccgatgtgactagggaaccttccaataaagttgatttgacttgtactttattattattttaatggggagaatcctagtctttttttttatttaattggggtacttggtaccacacctatatttaatatagagcttttgtcacatgcttaaaagtactccttgattattttactataaaagtttcctagttattattgtccattggataataaaagttagggtatttattatccattgggtaaaaaagttattcttttaactagtcttttttcttaaaaacccatgtgatgaagtacccatattttaatttgaaagtacttattagccttagtagcctttaaagcctaatattctcctaagtacctttttattattttgtattgggattttgtacccaattgaatttgtttaaagggaggtgtgatctacctagattacaaagtaccttagtttatttatttaaatcaacatgtgccttattgtatttctttaataggattttgaatttgaaaaatcttgtactttgtacctttcttattatttcttgcatttgtatatatatatatatatatgtgtgtgtgtgtgtgtgtgtactagagggggggagagagagagtgacccgagagagagagaggagagagagacccgagagagagagagaggagagagaggccgagagagagagagagata
Proteins encoded in this region:
- the LOC131300970 gene encoding probable isoprenylcysteine alpha-carbonyl methylesterase ICMEL2; amino-acid sequence: MQPPVLPLSNPSPMPTVSAATAATTLFRSQSDLSPNRLPISQQSEDDDNVIEAKPLLPRASSYTNLTKKRRRRASPAGGCGGGQSFREGVEHAASETYLVTRLGFNLLRYLGVGYRWITRFLALGCYAFLLFPGFVQVGYYYFFSSQVVRGIIYGNQPRNRLDIYFPKNTNGPKPVVAFVTGGAWIIGYKAWGSLLGQQLSERDIIVACIDYRNFPQGTMSDMVKDASEGISFVCNHIAEYGGDPNRIYLMGQSAGAHIAACALLEQAIKEAGEGECTSWSLSQIRAYFGLSGGYNLFNLIDHFDNRGLYRSIFLSIMEGEQSLRRFSPEVVVQDPSIRNAVSLLPPTILFHGTADCSIPSDASKDFADTLQRVGGKAESILYEGRTHTDIFLQDPMRGGDDKLFEDLVSHIHAGDSAALAKDANAPPRKRLVPEFMLKLARSVSPF